A DNA window from Anaerocolumna sp. AGMB13020 contains the following coding sequences:
- a CDS encoding recombinase family protein, giving the protein MEEYAAYLRKSRADLEAEAHGEGDTLLRHEKTLLELARKKNIQLTAFYREIVSGETIAARPQMQQLLLEVGQGKWKGVLVMEVERLARGDTIDQGIVAQSFKYSNTQIITPLKTYDPTNEFDEEYFEFGLFMSRREFKTLNRRIQRGRVASVKEGKFLGATAPYGYNRIKLQNDKGYSLEINEDQARVVRLIYNFYVHGEELPDGKRVRLGCTRIARKLDTMGLKPVNQKQWAKTSIQDILKNPAYVGLIRWSYRKQIKQVVDNTVKIKEHRDDNPILVKGLHKAIIDEDIWNKAQQIMRVRFNPPLKGDVTLKNPLTGIVYCSKCGRLMSRLGPNKHNPYSSLKCTTPYCNNISSPLDLVENVILGSLEIWLARYKFQIENDKKADPYQKSIADKETILIKLSSQITKLNRQLDKTFELLEQGVYTIEVFQERRKKIMEQIDTLEASKVTLADELNVLNKRQLQNNELIPKIEHVIEAYYNVDVMSERNELLKDILEKVSYLKLEPNKKGQRNNANFIIELYPKPLL; this is encoded by the coding sequence ATGGAAGAATACGCAGCCTACCTAAGAAAATCAAGAGCGGATCTGGAAGCAGAAGCACATGGGGAAGGTGATACCCTCCTTCGTCATGAAAAGACTCTTCTTGAGCTAGCTAGAAAGAAAAATATACAATTGACTGCATTTTACCGGGAAATCGTATCCGGTGAAACCATTGCTGCCAGACCTCAGATGCAACAACTCCTGCTGGAAGTCGGGCAAGGCAAGTGGAAAGGGGTACTTGTAATGGAGGTTGAACGTCTGGCAAGGGGCGATACCATTGACCAGGGTATTGTTGCTCAATCGTTTAAATACTCCAATACCCAAATCATCACCCCCCTGAAGACCTATGATCCTACCAATGAATTTGATGAAGAATACTTCGAATTCGGACTTTTCATGTCCCGAAGAGAATTTAAGACCCTTAACCGCCGTATCCAGAGAGGCCGGGTAGCCTCTGTCAAGGAAGGTAAGTTTCTTGGTGCTACCGCCCCTTACGGTTATAATAGGATAAAACTACAAAATGATAAGGGCTATAGTCTGGAGATTAATGAAGACCAGGCCAGAGTAGTCCGATTGATCTACAATTTTTATGTTCATGGTGAAGAACTGCCTGACGGAAAGAGAGTCAGACTTGGTTGTACCCGAATAGCCAGGAAATTGGACACCATGGGATTAAAACCTGTCAATCAGAAGCAATGGGCTAAAACTTCTATTCAAGACATCTTAAAGAACCCTGCTTATGTTGGTCTCATTCGGTGGTCTTACCGAAAGCAGATTAAACAAGTGGTTGATAATACTGTAAAAATTAAGGAGCACAGAGATGATAACCCAATCTTAGTCAAAGGTTTACACAAAGCAATTATAGATGAAGATATCTGGAACAAAGCGCAGCAGATAATGAGGGTCCGTTTCAATCCTCCCTTGAAAGGAGATGTTACGCTTAAGAATCCTCTAACCGGCATCGTATATTGTTCCAAATGCGGCAGGCTAATGTCTCGCCTTGGTCCTAACAAACACAATCCCTACTCTTCTCTTAAATGTACCACACCATATTGTAATAATATTTCCTCTCCTCTTGACTTGGTAGAGAATGTTATCCTTGGTTCCTTAGAAATATGGCTGGCTAGATATAAGTTCCAGATTGAGAATGACAAAAAGGCTGATCCCTACCAGAAATCTATTGCAGATAAAGAAACTATTCTAATCAAACTATCAAGCCAGATAACAAAATTGAATCGTCAACTTGATAAAACCTTTGAACTCCTGGAACAAGGTGTTTATACCATTGAAGTATTTCAGGAACGCAGAAAAAAAATAATGGAACAGATTGACACCCTGGAAGCAAGTAAAGTCACCTTAGCCGATGAACTTAACGTACTGAACAAAAGGCAACTGCAGAACAATGAACTTATACCAAAAATAGAACATGTAATCGAAGCTTATTACAACGTGGATGTTATGTCAGAAAGAAATGAACTTCTTAAGGATATTCTGGAAAAGGTTTCATATTTGAAACTTGAACCCAATAAAAAGGGGCAGAGAAATAATGCTAATTTTATTATTGAATTGTATCCTAAACCTCTGCTTTAG
- a CDS encoding BlaI/MecI/CopY family transcriptional regulator, with protein MVQPISDAELDIMKIVWANNESTLFSHIMDGLKIKERTWQKNTVITLLSRLMDKGFLKAKKTGRRNEYTPLVTEKEYQTFQTKNFLDKIYEGNARGLISNLIQSDLLTDDEYNSLKSLIEGGKWNE; from the coding sequence ATGGTTCAACCTATATCTGACGCAGAATTAGATATTATGAAAATCGTTTGGGCAAATAATGAATCAACACTTTTTTCGCATATTATGGACGGCCTAAAAATAAAAGAAAGAACATGGCAAAAAAATACTGTTATAACACTACTCTCACGTCTCATGGATAAGGGATTTCTTAAAGCCAAAAAGACTGGACGCAGGAATGAATATACACCGCTCGTGACCGAAAAAGAATATCAAACCTTTCAAACTAAAAATTTTCTAGATAAAATATATGAAGGGAATGCTAGAGGCCTTATTTCTAATTTAATTCAAAGCGATTTGTTGACAGATGATGAATATAATTCTCTGAAAAGTCTTATTGAGGGAGGGAAGTGGAATGAATAG
- a CDS encoding M56 family metallopeptidase yields the protein MNSVFLIFLSLSISASILIVFLLFCKPFIKEKLSKQWQYYIWLIVIARLLFPFALDGNILDKTFEAIGSAYYGEVTHSYKENTDNILVPLDNSEKSVDSFLDDEISVDHPLQEAFWLFVENVWLVWLGVALILFIRKLTVYRSFIRYVRAGMEPVSKVALLDQVAIIGNKIAVNIPCELCVNPLISSPLLIGFFRPCIVIPSTKISEKSFYYIVLHELTHYQRCDMFYKWLVQITICLHWFNPLIYLMEKEITKACEFSCDEVVITKAGVQHLQDYGNTLLETMALVGQYKEILASVTLSENKKILKERLGAVMKYKHKSKKIVCFTLALTLILLVSATTVGAYTRTNQVTSSPVDNKSIIFNTDKEIAITLEINAGGVEIMQGTFNHIQADYDAQYYDVKLIEENDEWNATVSGKKSDMGAHYIKLYLPDARCNITANVVCGSLFYDLPQDSKNSIQITAEDSSLKFSELNQYENYSISIAAKEEEFMQYGHINYPDYFYKSQDKILYNSGTSTNEINIMLTGFTNINFE from the coding sequence ATGAATAGCGTATTTCTTATCTTTTTGTCACTATCGATTTCAGCCTCAATTCTTATTGTATTTTTATTATTTTGTAAACCATTTATAAAAGAAAAATTGAGCAAGCAATGGCAGTATTATATCTGGCTTATTGTTATTGCTCGGTTGCTGTTTCCTTTTGCTCTTGATGGGAATATTTTAGACAAAACGTTTGAAGCCATTGGAAGTGCTTATTACGGGGAAGTAACTCATTCATATAAAGAAAACACGGACAACATATTGGTACCTTTGGATAATAGTGAAAAGTCAGTTGACAGTTTCCTAGATGATGAAATATCTGTTGATCATCCATTACAGGAAGCATTTTGGCTATTTGTTGAAAATGTATGGTTGGTTTGGCTGGGTGTTGCATTGATTTTATTTATAAGAAAATTAACCGTGTATAGAAGTTTTATCCGGTATGTAAGAGCTGGAATGGAACCTGTTTCTAAAGTCGCACTTTTAGATCAGGTTGCCATTATTGGTAATAAAATAGCAGTAAACATACCCTGTGAATTATGCGTGAACCCTCTTATTTCGTCTCCCTTACTCATCGGCTTTTTCCGTCCTTGCATTGTGATTCCCAGCACTAAAATATCAGAAAAAAGTTTTTATTATATTGTGCTACACGAACTTACTCATTATCAACGGTGTGATATGTTCTATAAGTGGTTAGTTCAAATCACTATCTGTTTACATTGGTTTAATCCCCTCATCTATTTGATGGAAAAAGAAATTACAAAGGCATGTGAATTTTCATGCGATGAAGTTGTTATTACTAAAGCAGGTGTACAGCATTTGCAGGATTACGGAAATACTCTGCTGGAAACGATGGCACTTGTTGGGCAATATAAGGAAATCCTTGCTTCGGTAACTTTAAGTGAAAATAAAAAAATACTAAAGGAAAGGCTGGGAGCTGTCATGAAATATAAGCATAAATCAAAAAAAATTGTATGTTTTACTCTCGCATTAACGCTCATCTTGCTTGTCAGCGCAACAACAGTTGGCGCTTATACAAGAACGAATCAAGTAACTTCTTCTCCCGTTGACAATAAATCTATTATCTTTAATACAGATAAAGAAATTGCTATTACTTTGGAAATTAACGCTGGTGGGGTAGAGATTATGCAAGGTACGTTTAATCATATACAAGCAGATTATGATGCTCAATATTATGATGTTAAACTTATTGAAGAGAATGATGAATGGAATGCAACGGTTTCAGGAAAGAAATCAGATATGGGAGCTCACTACATTAAGCTCTATCTCCCCGACGCACGTTGCAATATTACAGCTAATGTGGTTTGTGGTAGTTTGTTTTACGATTTGCCACAAGACAGTAAAAATTCCATACAAATTACTGCAGAAGATTCTTCACTTAAATTTTCCGAACTTAATCAATACGAAAACTATAGTATTTCAATTGCTGCAAAAGAAGAAGAATTTATGCAATATGGTCATATTAACTATCCTGATTATTTTTATAAATCACAAGATAAGATATTATATAATAGCGGTACAAGTACAAATGAAATTAATATTATGTTGACTGGCTTTACAAACATAAATTTTGAATAA
- a CDS encoding glycosyl hydrolase family 18 protein gives MATAPLNSVRRVLAYGTSVIDPDKILMGMPNYAYDWPLPYVKGETKAETISNVEAIERGVQHNVTIQFDEASQAPFYYYTAADGIEHAVWFDDARSMNAKYRLIPEFGLSGSGVWQIMNYFPGAWLVVNNLFEVAKVL, from the coding sequence ATGGCAACTGCTCCCTTAAACAGCGTCAGGCGTGTACTTGCATATGGTACTTCCGTTATAGACCCTGACAAGATCTTAATGGGTATGCCTAATTACGCTTACGATTGGCCTCTTCCTTATGTCAAAGGAGAAACCAAGGCCGAAACCATCAGTAACGTTGAAGCTATTGAACGAGGAGTACAGCATAATGTAACAATTCAGTTTGATGAAGCCTCACAGGCACCTTTTTACTATTACACAGCCGCGGATGGTATAGAGCATGCCGTATGGTTTGACGATGCCAGAAGTATGAATGCGAAGTATCGCCTCATTCCAGAGTTCGGATTGAGCGGTTCTGGTGTTTGGCAGATTATGAACTATTTTCCGGGAGCCTGGTTAGTGGTTAATAACTTATTTGAAGTAGCAAAGGTTCTTTAA
- a CDS encoding multicopper oxidase domain-containing protein: MNSNVHQSIESKGPAYIWESHLMTPDMSIAPYKSSHKARSFCLKAEPIEHPILSEVTLDALGYNGKTPGPAIVIVQGEWLFLTLENHLEEATGIMIQGYAKAGALKNIPDFEQYGPSIEPGASYTYKLLCDKPGTFLYRSSHDFQSSLGLTGALIVLPAEENIDPDNIPDKDFILLMQQWEISELPLGKIIPGKYKPNKYRRNPNFFTLNGKCYPNTAPIHFNKGDKIRMRFISKVGEVGWIHLEGHPFQVISINGFTRYNQMNDTIEFSSGFRSEIELTANNPGNWLLNATALFQQSNNGIFPGGITSNIIYLKV, encoded by the coding sequence ATGAATAGTAATGTTCATCAATCAATAGAATCCAAAGGGCCTGCTTATATCTGGGAATCCCACCTTATGACTCCGGATATGTCCATCGCCCCTTATAAGAGTTCTCATAAAGCAAGATCATTCTGTCTAAAAGCAGAACCCATTGAACACCCAATCCTTTCTGAGGTTACCCTGGACGCATTAGGCTATAATGGCAAAACTCCAGGGCCTGCTATTGTAATTGTACAAGGGGAATGGCTTTTTCTGACTCTTGAAAATCATCTAGAGGAAGCTACTGGAATAATGATACAAGGCTACGCAAAAGCCGGGGCGTTAAAAAACATTCCGGATTTTGAACAGTACGGTCCCAGTATTGAACCGGGAGCTTCTTATACCTACAAGCTTCTTTGCGACAAACCTGGAACTTTCCTGTACCGTTCCTCCCATGATTTTCAGTCATCGCTGGGTCTTACCGGTGCCTTGATTGTTCTTCCTGCTGAGGAAAATATCGATCCGGATAATATTCCGGATAAGGACTTTATATTATTAATGCAGCAATGGGAGATATCGGAACTGCCTTTGGGTAAAATTATTCCAGGCAAATACAAGCCCAATAAGTATCGAAGAAACCCTAACTTTTTTACCTTGAACGGTAAATGCTACCCCAATACTGCTCCTATACACTTTAACAAAGGCGATAAAATCAGAATGCGTTTTATTTCAAAAGTTGGTGAAGTTGGCTGGATTCACTTGGAAGGGCATCCCTTCCAGGTAATTTCCATTAATGGCTTTACTAGATATAACCAGATGAATGATACCATAGAATTTAGTTCGGGATTTCGCTCAGAGATTGAGCTGACAGCAAACAACCCGGGTAATTGGCTGCTAAATGCGACCGCTTTGTTTCAACAGTCCAATAACGGCATTTTCCCGGGTGGTATAACATCTAATATTATTTATTTAAAAGTTTAA
- a CDS encoding amino acid ABC transporter ATP-binding protein, protein MENLIEIQHLSKSFGDHKVLKDIDFTVNKGEVICIIGSSGSGKSTLLRCVNLLEKPSGGQIIYNGENILDDKHDLFKYRTKLGMVFQQFNLFDNYNILDNCMVGQLKVLKRAKDEAKEVALKYLKTVGMDQYINAKPRQLSGGQKQRVAIARALSMEPDVMLFDEPTSALDPEMVGEVLKVMKELAGMGLTMLIVTHEMGFAKDVADRVVFMDQGVIAEEGKPEDIFNNPKHERTREFLSRVLEK, encoded by the coding sequence ATGGAGAATTTAATAGAAATTCAGCATTTAAGTAAATCCTTTGGTGATCATAAAGTCTTAAAAGATATTGATTTTACAGTAAATAAAGGGGAAGTTATCTGCATAATCGGTTCATCAGGATCCGGCAAATCAACACTTCTTCGATGCGTAAATCTTTTAGAGAAGCCATCCGGTGGACAGATTATATATAATGGTGAAAACATATTGGATGACAAACATGATCTTTTTAAATATCGTACAAAACTTGGTATGGTATTCCAGCAGTTTAATTTGTTCGATAATTATAATATATTGGACAACTGTATGGTCGGTCAGCTAAAGGTCTTAAAACGAGCAAAAGATGAGGCAAAGGAAGTTGCGCTTAAATATCTGAAGACCGTAGGAATGGATCAATATATCAATGCCAAACCAAGACAATTGTCTGGAGGCCAGAAACAAAGGGTAGCAATAGCCAGAGCATTGTCTATGGAACCGGATGTTATGCTTTTCGACGAACCAACCTCTGCCCTTGATCCTGAAATGGTAGGAGAAGTGCTTAAGGTCATGAAAGAGCTGGCTGGTATGGGACTTACCATGTTAATTGTGACTCATGAAATGGGTTTTGCAAAAGATGTAGCAGACAGAGTAGTATTCATGGATCAGGGGGTAATTGCCGAAGAAGGGAAACCGGAAGATATCTTTAATAATCCCAAGCATGAAAGAACCAGAGAGTTCTTAAGCAGAGTATTGGAAAAATAA
- a CDS encoding amino acid ABC transporter permease: MNLERILDIFMSYWPMFLRGAWATLYISIIGTVIGTVIGLLIGVIRTIPVPERGIKKIVLKIVNIILSVYIAIFRGTPMIVQAVLIFYGSAEALNISMNKTIAAIFIVSINTGAYMSEIVRGGIISIDKGQFEAAQAIGMNHIKTMRYIVLPQVIRNILPATGNEFVINIKDTSVLNVISVTELFFMSKSVVSNTFRYYDTFFITCIIYFVMTYSVTKLLRYAEKKLDGPDNYILLGNQMQVEKPEDKAKKAGR, from the coding sequence ATGAATTTAGAACGTATATTAGATATTTTTATGAGTTATTGGCCGATGTTCTTACGGGGAGCATGGGCTACCTTATATATATCCATTATAGGAACTGTTATAGGAACTGTTATTGGACTTTTAATAGGAGTTATAAGAACTATTCCAGTACCGGAGAGAGGAATCAAAAAGATTGTTCTAAAAATAGTGAACATTATTCTTTCCGTATATATTGCCATATTCAGAGGAACTCCCATGATCGTGCAGGCAGTGTTGATTTTTTACGGTTCTGCGGAAGCTTTGAATATTAGTATGAACAAGACAATTGCAGCTATCTTTATCGTTTCCATTAACACAGGTGCGTATATGTCTGAAATCGTCCGCGGTGGCATTATTTCCATTGATAAAGGACAGTTTGAAGCGGCACAGGCAATTGGTATGAACCACATTAAGACCATGCGTTATATTGTTCTGCCTCAGGTAATCCGTAATATACTGCCTGCTACCGGAAATGAGTTTGTTATTAATATAAAGGATACCTCAGTACTCAATGTTATCTCTGTAACCGAACTTTTCTTCATGTCAAAATCGGTTGTTAGCAATACCTTCCGTTATTATGATACCTTTTTTATTACCTGTATTATTTATTTTGTTATGACCTATTCCGTTACAAAGCTGTTGCGCTATGCCGAGAAAAAGCTGGATGGTCCGGACAATTATATACTTCTTGGCAATCAGATGCAGGTGGAGAAACCTGAAGACAAAGCTAAAAAAGCAGGAAGGTAA
- a CDS encoding transporter substrate-binding domain-containing protein, protein MRKRWMAMLAVTLSVVTLFTACGTKSTGGSDSADGEEVFRVGMECTYAPFNWTQLDSSNGGVAIDGVSEFAGGYDVEIAKKIADGLGKKLVIVKTDWDGLLPALTSGKIDAIIAGMSPIAERKEVIDFTDNYYKSNLVMVVKKGSAYENATSIKDFSGAKVTAQLGTFHYNVIDQIEGVKKETAMDNFPSMRVALESGIIDGYVSERPEGVSASSANENFVMVEFTDGFVTSDDDTAIAVGVKKGSDLTTKINEILSGISEEDRTSIMDNAIKNQPAAN, encoded by the coding sequence ATGAGAAAGAGATGGATGGCTATGCTTGCTGTAACTTTGTCCGTTGTGACACTTTTCACAGCATGTGGAACCAAAAGCACTGGGGGAAGTGATTCAGCAGATGGAGAAGAAGTATTTCGAGTTGGTATGGAATGTACATATGCACCTTTTAACTGGACTCAATTAGATTCTTCAAATGGTGGTGTTGCAATTGATGGAGTTTCTGAATTTGCAGGCGGCTACGATGTTGAGATTGCAAAGAAGATAGCAGATGGCCTGGGTAAGAAACTCGTTATTGTTAAAACTGATTGGGACGGACTTTTACCCGCTCTGACTTCCGGTAAGATCGATGCCATTATTGCTGGTATGTCACCTATTGCTGAGAGAAAAGAAGTAATTGATTTTACAGATAATTATTATAAGTCCAATCTGGTTATGGTAGTAAAGAAAGGAAGTGCCTATGAAAACGCAACTTCTATCAAGGATTTTTCAGGAGCAAAAGTAACTGCTCAGTTGGGTACCTTTCACTATAATGTAATCGATCAGATCGAAGGTGTTAAAAAGGAAACAGCTATGGATAACTTCCCTTCCATGAGAGTTGCTTTAGAATCTGGTATCATTGATGGTTATGTATCTGAGCGTCCGGAAGGTGTTAGTGCTTCCTCCGCGAATGAAAATTTTGTGATGGTGGAATTTACAGATGGTTTTGTCACCTCAGATGATGATACCGCAATTGCTGTTGGTGTAAAGAAAGGCAGTGACTTAACTACTAAAATAAATGAGATTCTTTCAGGAATTTCAGAAGAAGATCGAACAAGCATTATGGATAACGCTATAAAGAATCAGCCTGCTGCCAATTAA
- a CDS encoding substrate-binding domain-containing protein — translation MNPVKKILHGLLLVTATLLFLVLYEHFNLEKQLTLAPANNAAVSETPYTIGWSVYNSDYEFFQTMEDGVLAKAKELGINVITHNQNSSTSEMISGVSDLIAQGIDALVISPFNPNAMPVISAMAQNAGIPVIIVDIGTDDASYDAFIVSDSYGGGVLAAEYALKLLQDKNNTSKNAAIIKTEATAEYANLRGDAFKRVMTDSGYTVVGEPRGDSREDLGYYAMKELLARYGDDLAVVFSENDRMAIGAANALKEAGKTGDIILIGFDGDAAAIAAIKDGLMQGTIAQRPYEMGTLGTETAYKILRGETVSFDDRTDKLMLVEVSLIDQYANIMPLIP, via the coding sequence ATGAATCCTGTCAAAAAAATACTTCACGGTCTCTTACTTGTTACAGCAACTCTTCTGTTTCTTGTTCTATATGAACATTTTAATCTGGAAAAACAGTTGACACTGGCTCCTGCTAATAATGCTGCTGTCTCGGAAACCCCTTACACGATAGGTTGGTCTGTTTACAACAGTGATTACGAGTTCTTTCAGACCATGGAAGACGGTGTATTGGCAAAAGCAAAGGAATTAGGAATAAATGTTATAACTCACAATCAGAATAGCAGTACCTCCGAAATGATATCCGGTGTTTCTGATCTGATAGCGCAAGGGATTGACGCCTTGGTGATCTCACCCTTTAATCCCAATGCCATGCCAGTTATTTCTGCAATGGCACAAAATGCTGGAATTCCTGTTATAATCGTTGATATCGGAACGGATGACGCCTCCTATGACGCTTTCATTGTATCTGATTCCTACGGTGGAGGGGTTCTGGCTGCCGAATATGCTCTTAAACTGTTACAGGATAAGAATAACACCAGTAAAAATGCAGCAATCATTAAAACAGAAGCTACTGCAGAGTATGCTAATCTAAGAGGTGATGCCTTTAAAAGAGTTATGACTGACAGCGGCTATACCGTCGTAGGCGAACCAAGGGGTGATTCCAGAGAAGACCTTGGGTATTATGCAATGAAAGAACTCCTTGCCAGATACGGTGATGACCTGGCTGTCGTATTCAGCGAAAATGATCGTATGGCTATTGGCGCAGCGAATGCACTCAAAGAAGCCGGTAAAACCGGCGATATCATCCTGATTGGATTTGACGGAGATGCAGCTGCAATAGCCGCTATAAAAGATGGACTCATGCAAGGTACAATTGCTCAGAGACCCTATGAAATGGGAACATTAGGCACTGAAACAGCCTATAAGATTCTTCGCGGCGAAACGGTAAGCTTTGATGACAGGACGGATAAGCTGATGTTAGTGGAAGTCAGCCTTATTGATCAATATGCTAACATAATGCCTCTGATTCCTTAA
- a CDS encoding ATP-dependent metallopeptidase FtsH/Yme1/Tma family protein produces MKKIYWYILGALILVCIGALGISNLRYRNTDMSYPSFLEAVENEQVASVTITTESPNFQAFLKDNKSEKFTVPNPKTEDFTEYLLLHNVKLNYTQDNIYVKALQILFLLAVGSVIFFSIRKNTNNKPLISDATKKTANTPKVTFSQIAGNTEAKLMVEDVISFIKEPDKYNEVGARMPRGILLYGPPGTGKTLMAKAIAGEAGVPFYAMSGSDFVQMYVGVGASRVRSLFNKAKKSERAVIFIDEIDAIGKKRARSLSASNDERDQTLNALLTEMSGFHDNSGIVVIGATNRLDTLDDALLRPGRFDRQIEIGLPDVNARKKILGLYAGKKPISDDVDLEGLAKSTVYFSGAMLENLLNEAAINAANEKQKVINREHIDRAFYTVIAGAPIMDRSYISEKDKKITAYHEAGHALVTKLIKPDQYISKVTIIPSVKGAGGFNLSIPKDTLFKSKQGILSEIKVLLGGRAAEELIFGKEEITTGASNDIEKASSLLYDYMSRYGMDEDMGMFSQAALADTLDKGLLEKCRVQMKQLYNEAFDLLAANLSVLESITNELLDKESLNGEDIDRICA; encoded by the coding sequence ATGAAGAAAATATACTGGTACATCCTTGGTGCACTGATCCTGGTCTGTATAGGTGCATTGGGAATCTCAAATTTACGCTACCGCAATACCGATATGTCCTACCCCTCTTTTTTGGAGGCTGTGGAGAACGAACAGGTAGCTTCTGTAACAATAACCACGGAAAGCCCCAATTTTCAAGCTTTCTTAAAAGACAACAAATCCGAAAAATTTACTGTTCCCAATCCTAAAACAGAAGACTTTACGGAATATCTCCTTTTGCATAACGTTAAGCTAAACTATACACAGGATAATATTTATGTGAAAGCACTTCAGATTTTATTTCTTCTTGCAGTCGGAAGTGTAATATTCTTTTCTATTAGAAAAAATACCAATAATAAACCCTTGATATCCGATGCCACAAAAAAAACCGCAAACACGCCTAAAGTCACGTTCAGTCAGATTGCAGGTAATACAGAGGCCAAACTTATGGTTGAGGATGTCATTTCATTTATTAAGGAACCAGACAAGTATAATGAAGTTGGTGCCCGTATGCCCAGAGGTATCCTCTTGTATGGACCTCCCGGAACTGGTAAGACCCTTATGGCAAAAGCCATTGCAGGAGAGGCCGGCGTACCTTTTTATGCAATGAGTGGTTCTGACTTCGTACAGATGTATGTAGGTGTTGGTGCCAGTCGTGTACGTTCCTTATTTAACAAAGCAAAGAAAAGCGAACGTGCTGTAATTTTTATTGATGAAATTGATGCAATTGGAAAGAAACGAGCCAGAAGCCTCTCTGCAAGCAACGACGAAAGAGATCAGACCTTAAATGCTCTGCTGACTGAAATGTCAGGTTTTCACGACAACAGCGGAATTGTAGTCATAGGAGCTACCAACCGACTTGATACCCTGGATGATGCCCTTCTTAGACCCGGACGTTTTGACAGGCAGATAGAAATCGGTCTGCCGGATGTAAATGCCAGAAAGAAGATTCTTGGTCTGTATGCCGGTAAAAAGCCCATATCCGATGATGTGGACCTGGAAGGTTTGGCGAAATCAACCGTTTACTTTAGCGGTGCCATGCTAGAAAATCTGTTAAACGAGGCAGCGATTAACGCCGCCAATGAAAAACAGAAGGTCATAAACAGAGAGCATATCGACCGAGCTTTCTATACTGTTATTGCAGGTGCACCAATTATGGATCGAAGTTATATTTCCGAGAAGGATAAGAAAATTACTGCTTATCATGAAGCGGGTCATGCCCTGGTAACAAAACTGATCAAGCCAGACCAATACATTTCCAAGGTCACTATTATCCCGAGTGTAAAGGGTGCCGGAGGTTTCAATCTATCCATACCAAAAGATACCTTATTTAAGTCCAAGCAGGGCATATTATCAGAAATTAAGGTTTTATTAGGAGGCCGTGCAGCCGAAGAACTCATATTCGGTAAAGAAGAAATTACCACCGGAGCCAGTAACGATATTGAAAAAGCCTCCTCTTTGCTTTATGATTATATGAGTCGTTACGGAATGGATGAAGATATGGGTATGTTCAGTCAGGCTGCCCTTGCCGATACCCTTGATAAGGGACTTCTGGAAAAATGCCGTGTTCAGATGAAGCAACTATACAACGAAGCCTTTGATTTATTAGCTGCTAACCTTTCAGTTCTTGAAAGCATAACAAACGAACTATTGGACAAGGAGTCTTTAAATGGAGAGGATATTGATCGGATCTGCGCATAG
- the trxA gene encoding thioredoxin, whose translation MVHVLNNENFEKEVLKDDKVVLVDLYADWCGPCKMLSPTVEAIAEEEKEVKVGKLNVDENSDIAAEYGVRSIPTLLIFKNGELKEKSVGVQTKAQIKELLKKAEE comes from the coding sequence ATGGTACATGTATTAAATAATGAGAATTTTGAAAAGGAAGTGTTAAAGGACGATAAAGTTGTTCTGGTAGATCTCTATGCTGACTGGTGCGGACCATGTAAGATGTTAAGCCCTACAGTGGAAGCTATTGCGGAGGAGGAAAAAGAGGTTAAGGTAGGAAAGCTCAATGTAGATGAGAATTCCGATATTGCAGCTGAATATGGAGTCCGCTCCATTCCTACTTTACTCATTTTTAAGAATGGTGAACTGAAGGAAAAATCCGTTGGAGTCCAGACCAAGGCACAAATTAAAGAACTCCTTAAGAAAGCGGAAGAATAA